A genomic region of Leptolyngbya sp. NIES-2104 contains the following coding sequences:
- the murQ gene encoding N-acetylmuramic acid 6-phosphate etherase, translating to MQLQPRGHLLTEQVNPASANLDQLSSLEIVDVFNQEDAKTIRAIAQAREPLAQAIDLTAEKLRQGGRLFYVGAGTSGRLGVLDAAECPPTFCTPPEMVQGIIAGGADALLRSSEGLEDLADQGAAAIDDRQVSNLDVVVGIAAGGTTPYVHGALLEARNRGAITVFIACVPQEQVQIDVDVDIRLLVGAEVLAGSTRLKAGTVTKLALNILSTGTMVRLGKVYGNRMIDVAVTNSKLHDRALRILSDLTDLDREQAAELLEKSDRSVKIALMMHWSGSSKSESDRLLREHQGNLRAALQNQPI from the coding sequence ATGCAACTTCAGCCCAGAGGACATTTACTGACCGAGCAAGTGAATCCTGCTAGTGCAAATCTCGATCAGCTTTCGTCGCTCGAAATTGTGGATGTGTTTAATCAAGAAGACGCGAAGACAATTCGCGCGATCGCACAAGCACGAGAGCCTTTAGCACAAGCGATCGATCTCACGGCTGAAAAGCTCCGTCAAGGAGGGCGATTGTTCTATGTCGGTGCTGGAACTAGCGGGCGATTGGGGGTGTTAGATGCAGCGGAATGCCCGCCTACTTTCTGTACACCGCCGGAAATGGTGCAGGGCATTATTGCAGGGGGGGCAGATGCGCTGTTACGAAGTTCTGAAGGGTTGGAGGATTTGGCGGATCAGGGAGCGGCAGCGATCGACGATCGACAAGTGAGCAATCTCGATGTTGTGGTCGGCATTGCCGCAGGTGGAACAACTCCTTATGTTCACGGTGCATTGTTAGAAGCTCGAAACCGGGGTGCAATCACCGTTTTTATTGCTTGTGTGCCTCAAGAACAAGTGCAAATTGATGTCGATGTGGATATTCGATTGTTAGTTGGGGCGGAAGTGTTAGCAGGCTCGACTCGCTTAAAGGCGGGAACTGTGACCAAATTGGCATTGAATATTTTATCGACTGGAACAATGGTGCGATTGGGTAAAGTGTACGGCAATCGAATGATCGATGTTGCCGTGACGAATTCTAAGTTGCACGATCGAGCGTTGCGAATTTTGTCTGATTTAACTGATTTAGACCGAGAACAAGCCGCAGAGTTATTAGAAAAAAGCGATCGCTCTGTGAAGATTGCTTTGATGATGCACTGGTCAGGATCATCAAAGTCAGAGAGCGATCGCTTGTTGCGTGAACATCAAGGAAATTTACGGGCGGCGCTGCAAAATCAGCCGATTTGA
- a CDS encoding SDR family NAD(P)-dependent oxidoreductase has product MQLLGKVAVVTGAGSGIGRETAMLLAEQGAIVGAIDWSAQTVEETVEKIQLQGGTAMSAIADISQPDQVERAIGQIVDQLERIDIVFANAGINGLWAPIEKITPEDWNRTINTNLNGTFYTVKYAVPYLKKQGGSIIITSSVNGTRTFSNTGATAYSCTKAAQVAFTKMIALELAKHKVRVNVICPGAIGTNIQNTSKQIDIDQIQEPSYYPNGRVPLNGGLPGRSDQVAQLVLFLASDVASHISGTEVWIDGAESLLVG; this is encoded by the coding sequence ATGCAATTGTTGGGAAAAGTTGCGGTGGTCACGGGAGCCGGATCAGGAATTGGACGTGAAACAGCGATGCTGCTTGCGGAACAAGGCGCGATCGTAGGTGCGATCGATTGGTCTGCCCAAACCGTTGAGGAAACGGTAGAGAAGATTCAACTCCAAGGCGGGACGGCAATGTCTGCGATCGCGGATATTTCTCAACCGGATCAGGTAGAACGTGCGATCGGGCAGATTGTTGACCAGTTAGAAAGAATTGATATTGTGTTCGCCAACGCTGGAATCAATGGTCTGTGGGCACCGATTGAGAAGATTACTCCCGAAGATTGGAATAGAACGATTAATACAAATTTAAATGGAACGTTTTACACCGTGAAATATGCGGTTCCTTATCTAAAAAAACAAGGTGGATCAATCATTATTACCTCTTCAGTGAATGGAACAAGAACGTTTAGTAATACAGGTGCAACCGCGTATTCCTGTACGAAAGCGGCTCAAGTTGCATTCACGAAGATGATCGCTTTAGAACTCGCAAAACATAAAGTGCGGGTGAATGTGATTTGTCCAGGCGCGATCGGCACAAACATTCAAAACACCTCGAAACAGATTGACATCGATCAAATTCAAGAGCCTTCGTACTATCCTAATGGTCGCGTACCGTTAAACGGTGGGCTACCGGGAAGATCCGATCAAGTCGCTCAATTAGTTCTGTTTCTCGCTTCTGATGTTGCCAGCCACATTAGCGGAACAGAAGTTTGGATCGACGGTGCAGAATCATTGTTAGTCGGCTAA
- a CDS encoding bifunctional 2-polyprenyl-6-hydroxyphenol methylase/3-demethylubiquinol 3-O-methyltransferase UbiG produces MSNWVEVLNEYSNKDLEQRKVWYSPVVEAYDRARPRYPKQLIQRIVEVARLAPRSKILEVGCGSGVATVDFARLGYSIDAVEPNLEFCRLAEQHCSDYPQVRIIPQTFEEWQVEPGKFQIVLAANAWHWISSDIKYVKASEALQKNGALVLLWNMSLEPSYEVYQVLNEVYQQFAPSVAPKYEGKETQEEILQGLGKLIGDSGLFGLPVQESIECDRVYDTERYLSLLSSYSQYIALEPTAREALFAGLRTVIDRQFEGELQLFNLAAYQIAKKL; encoded by the coding sequence ATGTCAAATTGGGTAGAAGTTCTCAACGAGTACTCGAATAAGGATCTAGAACAGCGTAAGGTTTGGTATTCGCCAGTTGTCGAAGCCTACGATCGAGCAAGACCCCGCTACCCAAAACAGTTGATTCAGCGCATTGTTGAAGTGGCTCGGTTAGCTCCTCGATCGAAAATTTTAGAAGTCGGCTGTGGTTCTGGAGTGGCTACGGTCGATTTTGCTCGATTGGGGTACAGCATTGATGCGGTTGAACCGAATTTAGAATTCTGTCGACTGGCAGAGCAACATTGTTCAGACTATCCGCAAGTCAGGATCATTCCCCAAACGTTTGAAGAATGGCAGGTAGAACCGGGAAAGTTTCAAATCGTTCTTGCTGCGAATGCTTGGCACTGGATCTCATCAGACATCAAGTACGTTAAAGCATCTGAGGCATTACAGAAAAATGGTGCTTTAGTGCTGTTGTGGAATATGTCACTAGAGCCAAGCTATGAAGTCTATCAAGTGCTGAATGAGGTTTATCAACAGTTTGCGCCCTCTGTAGCACCGAAGTACGAAGGTAAAGAGACTCAGGAAGAGATTTTACAAGGCTTGGGAAAATTGATCGGTGATTCGGGATTGTTCGGGCTTCCGGTGCAGGAATCGATCGAGTGCGATCGCGTTTATGACACTGAGCGATATCTCTCGCTTTTAAGTAGCTATTCACAGTACATTGCTTTAGAGCCGACGGCGCGAGAAGCTTTGTTTGCGGGATTGAGAACGGTGATCGATCGGCAATTCGAGGGTGAGCTTCAATTGTTTAATCTAGCTGCTTATCAAATTGCAAAAAAGCTTTGA